The Camelina sativa cultivar DH55 chromosome 14, Cs, whole genome shotgun sequence genome includes a window with the following:
- the LOC104743689 gene encoding MATH domain and coiled-coil domain-containing protein At1g31400-like: MEKQYEKKITWTIKNFSSLQSEKIYSDHGFTWRLLAYPKGNWHSINKCLSLFLDVADSESLPCGWQRHTRYRLTVVNQISEKLSQHRVSQKWFDEKSTSIGYPSMLPLTKLANGFLMNGEVKIVAEVGVLEVHGKSDVLEETSLVNESINVNGFQVLPSQVETVNTLFKKHPDIASKFRLENPHLRTTYLNVLITLTEILYQSPQKLSNLDLANAFCTLSCMKKAGFKLDWLENKLKEVGKTLLQQHEKELKELKDLKEEFMLEL, translated from the exons ATggaaaaacaatatgaaaagaAGATCACATGGACGATTAAGAATTTCTCTTCTTTACAATCTGAGAAAATTTATTCTGATCATGGGTTTACATG GCGTCTTCTGGCCTATCCCAAGGGTAATTGGCATAGTATTAATAAATGTTTGTCTCTATTTCTGGATGTTGCTGATTCTGAATCTTTGCCTTGTGGATGGCAAAGACACACAAGATATCGCCTAACTGTTGTTAATCAAATTTCAGAGAAACTCTCCCAGCATAGAG TATCACAAAAGTGGTTTGATGAGAAATCTACCAGCATAGGTTACCCATCAATGCTTCCCCTTACAAAACTTGCAAATGGGTTTTTAATGAACGGAGAAGTCAAGATTGTAGCCGAGGTTGGTGTTCTTGAAGTTCATGGCAAATCAGATGTGTTGGAGGAAACTTCATTAGTTAATGAAAGCATCAATGTCAATGGGTTTCAAGTTCTTCCTTCACAG GTGGAAACTGTGAACACTCTCTTTAAAAAGCACCCAGACATTGCATCAAAATTCCGTCTAGAGAACCCACATCTAAGGACCACATACTTGAATGTCCTGATAACCCTGACTGAGATTCTATACCAGTCCCCTCAGAAACTCTCCAATCTTGATCTCGCCAATGCATTTTGTACACTATCTTGTATGAAAAAGGCGGGCTTTAAGTTGGATTGGTTGGAGAACAAACTGAAAGAGGTTGGTAAGACTCTGCTGCAACAACATGAGAAAGAGTTGAAGGAATTAAAGGACTTGAAGGAAGAGTTTATGCTAGAGTTATGA